The sequence CCTCAACATTCATCATCATGCATGTGTGATTATGTGGGTCATAATGGAAATTAGGGTTTGAGGAACGAACCTTATGTAGAGCTTTCTGTGAGATGATTAACTGTAAATTGATTAGTCTCAAGGACTGTTGTGTGTAGCACCTAATCGAATTATGAATCTTTAGTTGGACAAAGGCAGTTTGGTATAAGGGAAACATTCCTAAGCATGCTTTCACCTTTTGGGTTGCTCATCTCAACCGACTCCCAACTAGAGAAAGGACAGCAGGTTGGGGGCAAAACAACCCAAGTCTATGTTGTGTGTGCGGAGCTAGCTCAGAATCGAGAGACCATCTCTTCCTGCACTGCTCCTTCAGCGAAAGTGTCTGGAGAACTGTTCTTCACAGGTTTGGGAGACAACACCTTTTCTGTGATTGGTCTGAAATGGTTGCTTGTGTTAATCTTTTACCAACCGCTTGTGTTACACAACGATCACAATGTGTTacacacgagttcgagagaaagaataagatagacgtttcaggcttataaacttttctgaaaatacttttgtattattgagATTCGGTTATATGTTTACAAcagatgattgatctttatatagagatcgaatcaatacaagtataagagacacaactctttatactaaaggacacaacttgaagagttacaactctttgtgtaataacataaataactaacttatgtAAATGTATTAAGGAGAGATTAGATTATAGTTTAACACTCCTCCTTAATCATATCTCGACTTGACTCCAAGCTGCTTCCTTagatcttcaaatcttgaaccGCCCAATGCCTTTGTGAGAATGTCTGCGAGTTGATCATCCCCTTTGCAATACTTCAGTTCAATGATTCCCTTTTGCTCAGCTTCCCTCACGAAATGGTACTTGATCTCTATGTGCTTCGTCCTTCTGTGTTGCACCGGATTCTTCCCAATTGCTATTGCTGATTTGTTGTCACATAAGATCGGAATGCCTCCTTCAAACTTCTGACCAAAGTCTTCAAATAGTCTTTGTAACCACACTGCTTGATTTGCTGCTGCACACACGGCTATGTACTCTGCCTCAGCCGTTGATTGCGCCACTGTTTGTTGCTTGCTTGACTGCCAACAAAACATGGCTGATCCAAGAGTAAACACATAACCTGAAGTGCTTTTCTTGTCTTCCTTAGAACCACCCCAATCGCTGTCTGTGTAGCCTACAAGTCTTGGTTCTTTCACGCTTGTGAAGTATACTCCAAAGTTTGATGTTCCTTTGACATATCTTAACACCCTCTTGGCTTCTTGGTAGTGCTTCATGCGAGGTGATGACATGTATCTTGAGAGATAGGCGCTTGCATACATCACATCAGGTCTTGATGCACACAAGTACAAAAGCCCTCCAATGATGCTTCTATACTTAGTCGGATCTCCATACTCCTTGTCATCCTCAACTCCTTTTCCTTGTGGTGTAAGTGGGTTGCTTACACTCTTGCTGTCTCGCATCCCAAACTTGTCTACAAGTTTGTTTGCATACTTTTCTTGTGAAAGAAATATGCCTCCATCGTCTTGAATTACTTCCATTCCAAGAAAGTAGTTCAACAATCCAAGATCcaccatctcgaattctttcttcatGTTCTCCTTGAATGTGTTGATGCTCTGAATGTTGCTTCCTGTGATGAttatatcatccacatatagaCTCACGATCAACACATCTCCTCCTTGCTTCTTGATGTATAAGGCCGCATCATTCATACTCCTCTCAAAACCGTTTTGAAGAAAGTATGAATCTATCCTTCCATACCATGCCCTTGGGGcttgctttaaaccatataaagctTTGTGTAGCCTTAACACTTTGTGTTCCTTCCCGTGTGTCACATACCCAGGCGGTTGTGTGACATACACTTCTTCCTTGAGGTCGCCATTGAGAAAGGCtgacttcacatccatctgataCAATTGCCACTTCATCTGAGCCGCATAGGCAAGTATGGCTCGTAttgtatcatgtcttgagacagGGCAAACGTCTCAAGGTAGTCAACACCATACTCTTGAgagaaccctcttgcaactagccgcgCCTTGTGCTTGATGTGATTGCTGTTTGCATCGGTCTTGATCTTGTAGATCCACTTCACACTTatcacattcttcttctttggcttgTCCACTAGTTCCCACGTCTTGTTCTTCTCAATCATGGCTATCTCCTCATTCATTGCTTCTCTCCATTCCTTGGTACCACACGCTTCATCATAAGTGTATGGTTCTTCATTTGCATGAAGACAAGCTTCTATAGCTTGAGCCGCTTCATCAAGCTCTACTCTCGGTGCCCTTTCCATGATATCAACCATGGACCTGAACTTCCTTGGTGCCTCAGAAGTTTCTTCATCTCCACTACTAGTATCATGATcatcattttgaaaagaaataggGCTGAAAGTACCTCCAAATTGTTCCTCAGGACTGGATGCACCTTCGGTTTGTTCCTCAGGACTGGATGCACCTTCGGTTTGATCCTCAGGCGAGTGAGAGTCTTCCATAGACAACTCCAATGTCTTCCTCACTTCTTCTTGCCTTTTCCAATCCCACTTCTTTCCTTCTTCAAACTCGACATCTCTTGATACTTCAATCttctcattctccaaaatgAGAACTCTATAGCCTTTGGATTGGTTGCTATATCCAACAAAGACTCCACGCTTTGCCTTGACGTCTAGCTTCCTCCTCTTTTGATTTGGGATATGTATGTAGCATATGCTACCAAACATTCTCATGTGTGACACATCTGGCTTGTGTCCACACCACTTCTCTATAGGAGTGACATCTTCTTCTATTGCCTTTGATGGCAGACGGTTTTGAAGATATGAGGCAGTGTATACCGCTTCTGCCCATAACTTGAGCGGTAAGTCTTGTTCTGCCAACATCGATCTAGCCATCTCCACCAAGGTCCTATTCATGCGCTCCGCTGCACCATTTTGTTGCGTGAATAAGGCAAGGTGACTTGCTTATtgattccttcttcttcacagaaCCGGTTGAATTCTCGTGAAGTGAACTCACCACCTCCATCTGATCTCAGTGTCTTGATGGTACAATCCGACTGCTTCTCCACCATTGCTTTGAACTTCTTGAACAGTGAGAATGTCTCTGACTTTTGCTTCATGAAGTATACCCAACACATGTGAGTATGATCATCCAAGAATAGCAAAAAGTATCGGCTTCCATCAACAGACTGGTGCTGCATCGGCCCACATACATCCGTATGTACAATCTCAAGCTTCTCTCTTGTCTTAGTTTGAGATTCCTTTGGGAAGCTTTTGCGTGATTGCTTTCCAAGTCTACACGCCTCACATGCTTCCTTCTTGACTTTAAACTTTGGTAATCCCTTTACCAAGTCTTTGTCTTGCATTTGTTGCAACCTTTTGTCGCCTACATGACCAAGTCTCTTGTGCCATGTCTCCATCTTTCCTTGCTCACTAGCGCTCAAGGCCTCTTCTACCTGAGCCGAACTCATCCTGATTCGATAGCTTTTGTGAGTCATTGGGATATCCATTATCCTCCTTCCTTTTGCATCATCTATGATGCATCTCTTCTCTTGGAAACTCACCCGGTATCCGCTTGAAACAATTTGTGGAACACTCAACAAATTTTTCGCCAAACCCGGAACCAAGAATACATTTCTGATGGTCTTCTTGCCACCTTTAGTCATGACGGTAATGTCTCCTTTACCGGCTGTCATGACTGTGCTTCCATTTCCAATCTTTATTGGAACCTTGATACTCCTATCAAGCTTTGAGAAGTAACTCTCCTCCTTTGTCATATGATTAGTTGCTCCACTGTCTACTAACCAGACATCTTCCATCACTGTTGTTGCTGCTTCGCTCGCACTGAACAACATGTGATCTTCATTTGAATCTTCTTCGAGACTCACATGtgccttctctttcttctttgagtAGCACTGATTTGCAAAGTGGCCTAACTTGCCACAATTGTAACACTCCTTGTTACTTCTGTGATCCTTCTTTGGATCTTCCTTCTTCTGTTTCCTCCAACACTCGCTCTCATTGTGGTTGTTTCTCTTGCAGAAACCGCACCACTTCTTGCCTCCTTGGCGCTTTGAGTTGTCTTGTGTAACACCAGAATTTTTGTGTTTAACACGAGCATCGAATGCTCCTTCACTGGTGCTTTCTTCTCTTGCAGCCAGCCTTGCTTCATGAGCCTTCAAAATCCCGATCAACTCTGTCATCTTTGTTGAAGTCAAATCGCTTGTTTGCTCCAACACACTGACTATGCTATCGAACTTGGCTGGGAGAGAGATGAGTATCTTTTGTATGAGTTGAACATCTGACTTCTGTTCACCATGATAAGTTAATTGATTTGCCAATTCAACTATCTTATCTGTGAAGACCTTAATGTCTTCATTCTCATACATCTTCAGATTCTCATACTCCCTTCGCaatgtttgaagtttaatcAAACGAACTTGAGGAGAGCCTTCATACTCCTCCTTCAATGCATCCCACGCCTCTTTGGATGTTGATGCTGCTGCAATCCGTGAGAATATATGATCCGATACAGCAGTTTGCAAGATTTGCAAAGCCAATGTATCGTTCATCATCGCTTCTTCTCTAAGCGATCTTGTCCTTGCTGTTTCAGGGGTTTCATCCACTTGTGCTGGTGGGGCTGCTACGCCTTCTTCAACCACAGACCATAACTTCCTGGTCTTGAGAATGGTTGTCATCTTGATGCTCCAGAAGTCGTACTTCTCTCCATCAAATATGGGGATTACTTGATTCTTCATCGTTTCGAATGATTCCGAAATCGTATGACAAAATCCTCTAGCCTCCTTTTCTCCACgccaagtgtttctcttactagTGCTTTTTTCTTTGTCCTCTCAAAcgtaaagctctgataccatgttaatctTTTACCAACCGCTTGTGTTACACAACGATCACAATGTGTTacacacgagttcgagagaaagaataagatagacgtttcaggcttataaacttttctgaaaatacttttgtattattgagATTCGGTTATATGTTTACAAcagatgattgatctttatatagagatcgaatcaatacaagtataagagacacaactctttatactaaaggacacaacttgaagagttacaactctttgtgtaataacataaataactaacttatgtAAATGTATTAAGGAGAGATTAGATTATAGTTTAACAGCTTGGATATCATTGAACTCTGGCCAGTTCAGTTTGACTCTAAAAAGACTAGTAGCTCAGACAGTGATCTTCCACATCTGGAAAGAACGGAATGCGCGCCTCCACAGCTCCACCATCTCCTCCCCAGTAGTAGTTTTCAAGCGGATTGATCGCAGCATTCGGGACTCTATATTAGCTCGCTCAACCCGCAAGAACTTCAGAGGTCTACTTTCACAATGGTTCACATTTGAATAGTTGCTCCTCCTCTTTCTAGTATCTTTGTTATTTGTAGGCTTttttccactttttttttttgggcctTAGATAACGTTTAGCTCCGCCGAGCTGTTAGCTTGTAACCGTTccagtttttggtaaataaaattcacattttatcaaaaaaaaaaattatgaatcttGGACTGGCGTTcgccaaatatttaaatagtttttagATTCATCTTCATTATACTTTAAAGGTTACAATATACCACTTGAAATAGCTAAACAATTTGAAGGTAGACACTGAATCATAAAAAGCTATCTTGATCAATGACACATAAGATCAGATAACAAGCATATATATATCTAGAGGAACACAAATAACCAACGATTTAATATACATTGAAAAGATATAAAGGATTATTTTCCTTACATGTTTAAATTTGATGCCTACTGCCCGGAGAATATCAACCTTTAAGGAAACCCTGCCAGATAAGACAAGAGAAAGATACATATCATGGAATGCAAAGACATAAGAATCATAAACTACGCTAGAGAAGAGTCTTGAACCAAAACTTTACCCCTGGGGAAATTCCTGTTGGTGACTGCACAAAAGAGTTGATCCATAAAAGGGTTTTGATCATAACCATAATCCAAGTTTTGAGGCAGAATGGTATTGTAGTTGCTGCTAGAACCCTTATCTTTTAACATAAACGTCCCATAATGCTGATTGTAACTTTGATCCATATCCGTCGGAAGATTGACATTTGTCTTGGTTAAGATACATTCTTGATTATCAAACTCTTGGATTGCTTCCTTGTAGAAAGAGTGTGTCATGTCATCCCCTTCATTGAAGATTATAGACCTCTTGAATGGGTCCATGATTTCAGTTTGTGTGATCTCGGAGACGGCTTCTGGATGATCATAGACCATCTCTCTTGTTATCTGCTTTGACTTTCCTCTAGCTTTGTCCATTAATCCCTTTGAAGATATGTTGCTCTTCTCTGTCTTCTTGACCTCATATACCACTTCTTCGCAGGAATCTGGACTCCAACCATACACAAAGCTCTTATCgccatcttcttcatcctcttctACACCACCCCTATTGTTTCCATAATCTCCATCCTTGTTGTTGAGCTTTTTTTCTTGGACAAGCTCATTGATGCCTCTTCTTGATTTCTTGAGAAGCCAGTCCAATGTTTCACTGGCTTTATCAAACCCCAACATATCCTGGAGATCGAAGAATTGTCGAGCAACTCCAATAGAAAGCCTTACCCTCCTGTCTCTAAGACCTTGTGCCGTGTGAATCTTGCTGTGTCTATCTTTCTTCACCGCCTTCTTGATTTCTCTCGACACCTCAGGAATCTCATAACCTTTCTGATTCACAGCACTGTTTGAGTTAAACGACATGTAATCTATCAGAGACTCAGGCACGGCTGATACCATTTGACCCGGAGATGCTGTTGACTGATGATTGTAGGGATTACGGATGATGCCTTGATGGCCCGGCAGCGAAGAAAGGTAAAGTGAGAGAGGGTACACTCCACTGTTACCATTATTGTAATCATTGTTGGAAGAAGACATCACCGAGCTTCAGAAATCAAAAATCAAGAATTTGCGTTTTCTTTTAGAAATAATACCACAACTTTCACATCATCAAAAGAGAGAAGCAGCTAAAAAGAGGAAAGAGAAAAGATGAAACCCAGAAACAAGTGAGAGGGAGTAAGCGTCCAACTCTGATTTCTGACTCCAAGACAAAAACTGCTTTATAGATATTAATGGTAGATACATGAGAGATGTGTAACAAGAAACTAGTTAGCTATAGAGTGACGAAGACATGGTTTTGTGTTTGTTAATTGTAGATTTGCTTGCAAAAGATGATTTTTGGTATGATTTAGAAATATCATTTCTTCCTCATTCAATTTATACAGGTAAAAAATTTCAGCCTAGGGTTTAGTTTTTAGGGTTTTCAATTCCAGATCCTATACGAATTAACTTGAAATGCAGCTACTTTTAGTATCATCTTAGAATTACTTTTACTATGTATACGTATGCAAGTTGGTCCCTTTGTATGTAATCTCGGCAATAGGCCAATGGCATTAATATCAACTGGTCCAGAAATATAACAAAGAAAACTCTGAAATGCAAGTTGGTCCCTTTGTATGTAATCTTGGTTCCATTTCGATAATAAAGACTGGGCTTTTAGAGTCAGGAGTTAAAGATGTTCTTGAATGTACACTATTTTGCTTTAGGGATCTCGAATAAGTTCTgcttttcattatattttttatccaGAGGTCCTTTAGTTTTTTTCCTAAATACTTGCCatgaaaatgataaataaactCTTTTATTTGGGGTGAAAGTTTTGTTCCAAAATAATCTGTAGTGTATATAACATAAACATTAACCCCTTTTTAGGGTTTtgtcaaaagaaaaaggaaagtgGCTTCAATGTGACCTGAGTTGGTTCCCCGTACGATTTCATATAAAGATTTTGAAAGGATTTGtcgttttcaaattttcattttgaCGTCCCTAGCCTTTAGTGAAGGGTTGTTTGTTCTTATTTCAGGGAAAACAACAGCGGCATATATCTATTGAGAAAACgccatttttttaaaacattttttttttgaaacacgagAAAACGCCATTTAAATCCAGAACTttcaaaaataagtaaaaaaaagttCCAACTTGTCACATATGTTACAGTTCAGTTAGTTTAAGCGTAGATGTTAGTGTTGTTTCGTTTCTGGGTTTGATCCATCGCTGGATGGATGTGTTACACCATATATAGTATTAGTGTGTCAGCCGGATCTCGGGTCTGGGAGGGAGGATTATTTGGGCCCGAAAGTCCAGACATCTCCTGGTTATAAGAAAAACTTGAACTTTTAAGTACGCCAAATAAatcctaattttttaaaatgttccCAAATTAATCCTAATCCAGGGCCGGTTCAATGGTGCCATGAGCCcttgggcaaaaaaaaaaaatttaatttccaaactattatttttctttaaaaaatctaatagatatatgtttttttcaaaataccagaagtattttttaaa is a genomic window of Brassica napus cultivar Da-Ae chromosome A2, Da-Ae, whole genome shotgun sequence containing:
- the LOC106419569 gene encoding transcription factor TCP1; protein product: MSSSNNDYNNGNSGVYPLSLYLSSLPGHQGIIRNPYNHQSTASPGQMVSAVPESLIDYMSFNSNSAVNQKGYEIPEVSREIKKAVKKDRHSKIHTAQGLRDRRVRLSIGVARQFFDLQDMLGFDKASETLDWLLKKSRRGINELVQEKKLNNKDGDYGNNRGGVEEDEEDGDKSFVYGWSPDSCEEVVYEVKKTEKSNISSKGLMDKARGKSKQITREMVYDHPEAVSEITQTEIMDPFKRSIIFNEGDDMTHSFYKEAIQEFDNQECILTKTNVNLPTDMDQSYNQHYGTFMLKDKGSSSNYNTILPQNLDYGYDQNPFMDQLFCAVTNRNFPRGFP